One Mauremys reevesii isolate NIE-2019 linkage group 5, ASM1616193v1, whole genome shotgun sequence genomic window carries:
- the CCNG2 gene encoding cyclin-G2 isoform X1: MKDLGAEEQMSNEAFWLFKQLNLHLEQEWKFQPREKGLSLIERTAENENTLCPRLRNAKVEDLWSLTSFFGFTTETFVLAVNILDRFLALMKVKPKHLSCIGVCCFQLAAQIIEEECNIPSTHDVIRISQCKCTVSDLKRMEKIISEKLHFEFKATTALTFLHLYHTIVLCHTSERKEVLNLDKLEAQLKACNCRLVFSKAKPSILALCLLTLEVQTLKSIELFEIVLRVQKHSKISDSDLLYWRELVSKCLADYSSPECCKPDHKKLVWIVSRRTAQNLQNSYCSVPELPTIPEVGCFNESESEDSCEDMSCGEESLSSSPSDLEGNFFFDLKPKSKWKALNCQS, encoded by the exons ATGAAGGATTTGGGGGCTGAAGAACAAATGAGCAATGAAGCTTTCTGGCTGTTCAAGCAGTTAAATCTACATTTGGAGCAAGAATGGAAGTTTCAGCCTCGGGAGAAGGGGCTGAGCCTGATTGAGCGCACCGCTGAG AATGAAAACACTTTATGTCCAAGACTAAGGAATGCCAAGGTTGAAGATCTGTGGAGTCTGACCAGTTTTTTTGGATTTACAACTGAAACATTTGTCCTGGCTGTCAACATTCTGGACAGATTCTTGGCTCTTATGAAG GTGAAACCTAAGCATCTATCTTGCATTGGAGTCTGTTGTTTTCAACTGGCTGCCCAAATCATTGAAGAGGAATGCAATATTCCGTCCACTCATGATGTCATCCGGATTAGCCAATGTAAATGCACTGTTTCCGACCTGAAACGGATGGAAAAAATAATTTCGGAAAAACTGCACTTTGAATTTAAAGCTACTACTGCCTTAACCTTTTTGCACTTGTACCATACTATTGTACTCTGTCATACCTCAGAAAG GAAAGAAGTACtgaaccttgacaaattggaagcACAGCTGAAAGCTTGCAACTGCCGATTAGTCTTCTCTAAAGCAAAA CCATCCATATTGGCCTTGTGTCTTCTCACTCTGGAAGTTCAGACTTTAAAATCCATTGAGCTGTTTGAAATTGTTCTGCGTGTTCAAAAGCATTCAAAG ataaGTGACAGTGACTTACTCTACTGGCGAGAGTTGGTTTCAAAATGCCTAGCAGATTATTCTTCTCCTGAATGTTGCAAACCAGATCATAAGAAGTTGGTTTGGATTGTTTCAAGACGTACAGCCCAGAATCTACAAAATAGTTACTGCAGTGTTCCTGAGTTGCCAACTATACCAGAGGTTGGATGTTTCAATGAAAGTGAGAG CGAAGACTCCTGTGAAGACATGAGCTGTGGAGAAGAAAGTCTTAGCAGTTCTCCTAGTGATCTAGAAGGCAACTTCTTCTTTGACCTCAAACCTAAATCTAAGTGGAAAGCTCTCAACTGTCAGTCTTAG
- the CCNG2 gene encoding cyclin-G2 isoform X2, with translation MKDLGAEEQMSNEAFWLFKQLNLHLEQEWKFQPREKGLSLIERTAENENTLCPRLRNAKVEDLWSLTSFFGFTTETFVLAVNILDRFLALMKVKPKHLSCIGVCCFQLAAQIIEEECNIPSTHDVIRISQCKCTVSDLKRMEKIISEKLHFEFKATTALTFLHLYHTIVLCHTSERKEVLNLDKLEAQLKACNCRLVFSKAKPSILALCLLTLEVQTLKSIELFEIVLRVQKHSKISDSDLLYWRELVSKCLADYSSPECCKPDHKKLVWIVSRRTAQNLQNSYCSVPELPTIPEVGCFNESESFLKDCS, from the exons ATGAAGGATTTGGGGGCTGAAGAACAAATGAGCAATGAAGCTTTCTGGCTGTTCAAGCAGTTAAATCTACATTTGGAGCAAGAATGGAAGTTTCAGCCTCGGGAGAAGGGGCTGAGCCTGATTGAGCGCACCGCTGAG AATGAAAACACTTTATGTCCAAGACTAAGGAATGCCAAGGTTGAAGATCTGTGGAGTCTGACCAGTTTTTTTGGATTTACAACTGAAACATTTGTCCTGGCTGTCAACATTCTGGACAGATTCTTGGCTCTTATGAAG GTGAAACCTAAGCATCTATCTTGCATTGGAGTCTGTTGTTTTCAACTGGCTGCCCAAATCATTGAAGAGGAATGCAATATTCCGTCCACTCATGATGTCATCCGGATTAGCCAATGTAAATGCACTGTTTCCGACCTGAAACGGATGGAAAAAATAATTTCGGAAAAACTGCACTTTGAATTTAAAGCTACTACTGCCTTAACCTTTTTGCACTTGTACCATACTATTGTACTCTGTCATACCTCAGAAAG GAAAGAAGTACtgaaccttgacaaattggaagcACAGCTGAAAGCTTGCAACTGCCGATTAGTCTTCTCTAAAGCAAAA CCATCCATATTGGCCTTGTGTCTTCTCACTCTGGAAGTTCAGACTTTAAAATCCATTGAGCTGTTTGAAATTGTTCTGCGTGTTCAAAAGCATTCAAAG ataaGTGACAGTGACTTACTCTACTGGCGAGAGTTGGTTTCAAAATGCCTAGCAGATTATTCTTCTCCTGAATGTTGCAAACCAGATCATAAGAAGTTGGTTTGGATTGTTTCAAGACGTACAGCCCAGAATCTACAAAATAGTTACTGCAGTGTTCCTGAGTTGCCAACTATACCAGAGGTTGGATGTTTCAATGAAAGTGAGAG TTTCTTAAAGGACTGTAGCTAA